The following DNA comes from Flavobacteriales bacterium.
GGTAATGCACATAGTGAATACTTAGGACCATTAGCAGAGCAAGGCGTGTTGGGTGCACTGTCCATGATCTTATTGGTTATTGCTATTTTTTATACAGCATCCAAACGATATATCGAACTAGAAGATAAAGCTATCAAACGTATACTAATGATGGTTATGCTTGGTTTAGTAACCTACTTCACTCATGGAGTACTGAATAACTACCTAGACACCGATAAAGCATCTGTCCCTGTTTGGGGATTTGCTGCAATTATTGTGAGCATTGATTTGTTTTACAAAAAAGAAAAGACCACTACTTCTAGAATCGATAACCGATAGAAAAGTAAGTTCTAAATCCTGCACTTGAAAATGGGAGGCTTGCTTTAATTGAACTCCCCTCATCTGTCACTTTTATTAAATTATCACCAACAAAAGGAACATCTTTTATATCCGCATTAAGGTTAGCTTCAGCCTCTTCAACATAGTTGGAATAATCCACAGGAACATCAACAATTGACAATTCTCCTGTCAATTTAAAAACATTAAACCCTAATCCAGCAATTCCCCAATCTAACGAAAAACGTTCTCCCAAAGGAAATTGAACACCCAACTGTGCTCCCATACCAAACTGACTAAGTTTTAACTCTAAATCTGTTGTAGCATCTATAGACTTATTCACATGATCAACGTAAGGATAATAATCGGCTGTTGGATCTAAATCATTGTATTCCTGATCGGTAAACTGATAGTTAAACGTTTCAGAAACACTGCATTTATAATTATTAATTTTAGCATAAGCCCCTAAGTAAAACCATTTTGGAGCACCTTTTGCTCCTGGGTAAAATCTAACTTCAGGAACC
Coding sequences within:
- a CDS encoding DUF3575 domain-containing protein, encoding MMKKIVLVFSFLTAVLVSAFAQKNVMKLHLESFAYKAVNVGYERAVKDKISLGINVGVLMPREIPDFIYKPEYTENYVNIERLKNNLSGTMVVPEVRFYPGAKGAPKWFYLGAYAKINNYKCSVSETFNYQFTDQEYNDLDPTADYYPYVDHVNKSIDATTDLELKLSQFGMGAQLGVQFPLGERFSLDWGIAGLGFNVFKLTGELSIVDVPVDYSNYVEEAEANLNADIKDVPFVGDNLIKVTDEGSSIKASLPFSSAGFRTYFSIGYRF